A single region of the Cronobacter condimenti 1330 genome encodes:
- a CDS encoding AsmA family protein: MKFLGKLIIALIVAVLLILTALYILLQTRWGAGWITGWVNQHSGYHIIFDEMDHSFSAPSHLVLKNVTFGRRGQPATLVAQKVDIGLSSRQLTDPMHVDTILLYKGTLNLSPSTAPLPFRADRLQLSDMAFNSPKTGWDLSAQRVNGGISPWWPQAGKILGSKADIALSAGSLTLNGMPASNVLVQGDINNDAVTITNLGADIARGALTGNARRLANGGWIVDNLRLSEIRLQTDKSVSDLLKPLATLPSLALGRVEVTDARLEGPGWAATDLDISLRNLTLANGSWQSDDGRLSMNASEVVYGSLHFLDPIVNADLSAQGVALRQFSSRWEGGMVRTSGTWQRAGSALTLDELALAGLEYTLPADWKQRWQEKLPAWLQSVTVKKFSASRNLIIDIDPQWPFQLTALDAWGNNLALARNGEWGIWDGNATLNAAAATFNRVDVRRPSLTLNANPSTIAVSELSAFAGQGMLQATATISQLPQRMTTLSLNGRAVPVNVLHQWGWPKVSMEGDGNIQLTASGSLAADAPLRPSVNGQFQVTGANGQQVQQTMQNGVVPGA, translated from the coding sequence ATGAAATTTCTCGGAAAGCTCATCATTGCGCTGATCGTTGCCGTTCTGCTGATCCTTACCGCCCTGTATATCCTGCTGCAAACGCGCTGGGGCGCAGGCTGGATAACCGGCTGGGTGAACCAGCACAGCGGCTATCACATTATCTTTGATGAAATGGACCACAGCTTTTCCGCGCCTTCGCATCTGGTGCTGAAAAACGTCACGTTCGGGCGTCGCGGCCAGCCCGCCACGCTGGTAGCGCAAAAAGTTGATATTGGGCTGAGCAGCCGCCAGCTTACCGACCCGATGCACGTCGACACCATTTTGCTCTACAAAGGCACCCTTAATTTATCGCCCTCCACCGCGCCGCTGCCGTTTCGCGCTGACAGGCTTCAACTGAGCGACATGGCATTTAACAGCCCGAAAACAGGCTGGGATTTAAGCGCGCAGCGCGTGAACGGCGGTATTAGCCCATGGTGGCCGCAGGCCGGCAAAATCTTAGGCAGCAAGGCGGATATTGCGCTGAGCGCCGGCTCCCTGACCTTAAACGGTATGCCCGCCAGCAATGTGCTGGTGCAGGGCGACATTAATAACGATGCGGTGACCATCACCAATCTCGGTGCCGATATCGCCCGCGGCGCGCTCACTGGCAACGCCCGGCGGCTCGCAAACGGTGGCTGGATAGTTGATAACCTGCGCTTAAGTGAAATCCGCCTGCAAACCGATAAATCGGTGAGCGATCTGCTCAAGCCGCTCGCGACGCTGCCATCGCTGGCGCTTGGGCGCGTGGAGGTGACCGACGCGCGCCTGGAAGGGCCGGGCTGGGCGGCAACCGATCTGGATATCAGCCTGCGTAACCTGACGCTCGCTAACGGCAGCTGGCAGAGCGATGACGGGCGATTATCCATGAACGCCAGCGAGGTGGTTTATGGCTCGCTGCATTTCCTCGACCCTATCGTAAATGCCGATCTGTCAGCGCAGGGCGTGGCGCTACGCCAGTTCAGCTCACGCTGGGAAGGCGGTATGGTACGCACATCCGGCACCTGGCAACGGGCCGGTAGTGCGCTGACGCTGGACGAACTGGCGCTGGCGGGGCTGGAATACACCCTGCCCGCCGACTGGAAACAGCGCTGGCAGGAAAAACTGCCCGCCTGGCTGCAAAGCGTGACGGTGAAAAAGTTTTCCGCCAGCCGCAATCTGATTATCGATATCGATCCACAGTGGCCGTTCCAGCTTACCGCGCTCGATGCGTGGGGGAATAACCTTGCGCTGGCGCGCAACGGCGAATGGGGGATCTGGGACGGCAACGCCACGCTGAATGCCGCCGCGGCGACATTTAACCGCGTCGACGTACGCCGCCCGTCGCTGACGCTGAACGCGAATCCATCCACTATCGCGGTGAGCGAACTGAGCGCGTTTGCAGGACAGGGTATGTTGCAGGCCACCGCGACCATTTCACAGTTGCCGCAGCGGATGACCACGCTGAGCCTGAATGGCCGGGCCGTCCCGGTCAACGTGTTGCATCAGTGGGGATGGCCAAAAGTGTCGATGGAAGGTGACGGAAATATTCAACTCACCGCGAGCGGTAGCCTGGCGGCGGATGCGCCGCTGCGCCCGAGCGTAAACGGACAGTTTCAGGTGACCGGTGCAAACGGCCAGCAGGTGCAGCAAACCATGCAAAACGGCGTTGTACCGGGCGCGTAA
- the fabY gene encoding fatty acid biosynthesis protein FabY has product MYHLRVPETEEELERYYQFRWEMLRKPLHQPKGSERDAYDAMAHHQMVVDEEGNPVAIGRLYINADNEGSIRFMAVDPAVQEKGLGTLVAMTLESVARQEGVKRVVCSAREDAVEFFAKLGFVNEGEITTPQTTPLRHFLMIKPIASLDDILHRADWCAQLQQAWYQHIPLSEKMGVRILQYTGQKFITTMPETGNQNPHHTLFAGSLFSLATLTGWGLIWLMLRERHLGGTIILADAHIRYSRPITGKPGAVADLGSLSGDLDRLARGRKARVQLQVELSGDETPGAIFEGIYIVLPATPFGPLEAGGNEEE; this is encoded by the coding sequence ATGTATCACCTTCGTGTACCCGAAACAGAAGAAGAACTTGAGCGCTACTACCAGTTTCGCTGGGAGATGCTGCGTAAACCGCTGCATCAGCCGAAAGGCTCCGAGCGGGACGCTTATGATGCGATGGCCCACCATCAAATGGTGGTGGATGAAGAGGGCAACCCGGTTGCAATCGGGCGGCTGTATATCAATGCCGATAACGAAGGCTCGATCCGCTTTATGGCGGTCGACCCGGCGGTGCAGGAGAAAGGCCTCGGCACGCTGGTGGCGATGACGCTGGAGTCGGTCGCGCGCCAGGAAGGCGTCAAGCGCGTGGTCTGTAGTGCGCGTGAAGACGCGGTGGAATTTTTCGCTAAACTCGGTTTTGTGAACGAAGGCGAAATAACCACACCGCAAACCACGCCGCTGCGCCACTTTTTGATGATTAAACCGATAGCCTCGCTGGATGACATTCTGCACCGTGCCGACTGGTGTGCGCAGCTCCAGCAGGCGTGGTATCAGCATATTCCGCTCAGCGAAAAGATGGGCGTGCGCATTCTGCAATATACCGGGCAGAAATTTATCACCACGATGCCGGAGACCGGCAACCAGAACCCACACCATACGCTGTTCGCCGGCAGCCTGTTTTCACTGGCAACGCTGACGGGCTGGGGGCTTATCTGGCTGATGCTGCGTGAGCGTCACCTCGGTGGCACGATTATTCTGGCCGATGCGCATATCCGCTACAGCCGACCGATTACCGGCAAACCAGGCGCCGTCGCCGATTTAGGCTCGTTGAGTGGCGATCTGGACCGCCTGGCGCGGGGCCGTAAAGCGCGTGTGCAGCTTCAGGTGGAATTATCGGGTGACGAGACGCCTGGCGCGATATTTGAAGGGATTTATATTGTGCTGCCCGCAACGCCATTCGGACCGCTGGAAGCGGGCGGTAATGAAGAAGAATAG
- the dtd gene encoding D-aminoacyl-tRNA deacylase, whose amino-acid sequence MIALIQRVTHASVRVGEEVTGEIGPGLLVLLGVEKDDDEQKANRLCERVLGYRIFSDEQGKMNLNVQQAGGSVLVVSQFTLPADTEKGLRPSFSRGAPPSQAEALYDYFVSRCRETGITTETGRFAADMQVSLTNDGPVTFWLQI is encoded by the coding sequence ATGATTGCATTAATTCAACGCGTGACCCACGCCAGCGTGCGCGTGGGCGAAGAAGTCACGGGTGAAATCGGACCGGGACTTTTAGTGCTGTTAGGTGTTGAAAAAGACGACGACGAGCAGAAAGCGAACCGACTGTGTGAACGCGTGTTGGGTTATCGCATCTTCAGCGACGAGCAGGGAAAAATGAACCTGAATGTCCAGCAGGCAGGCGGCAGCGTGCTTGTGGTATCGCAATTTACGCTGCCTGCGGATACTGAAAAAGGCCTGCGCCCGAGCTTTTCGCGCGGCGCGCCGCCGTCGCAGGCCGAAGCCCTTTACGACTATTTCGTCAGCCGTTGCCGTGAAACGGGCATAACCACCGAAACGGGACGTTTCGCCGCCGATATGCAGGTCTCGCTGACCAATGACGGCCCCGTGACTTTCTGGTTGCAGATATGA
- a CDS encoding virulence factor BrkB family protein: MLRSVHQKAARRTGPLIAWLKLLWARIDEDNMTTLAGNLAYVSLLSLVPFVAVIFALFAAFPMFSDVSLQLRHFVFANFMPATGDIIQRYIEQFVANSSKMTAVGALGLIVTSLLLMYAIDSALNAIWRSTRKRPKVYSFAVYWMILTLGPLLAGASLVISSYLLSLRWASGFTTMIDEVLRIFPLLLSWLSFWLLYSVVPTTRVSGRDALIGSLVAALLFELGKKGFALYITMFPSYQLIYGVLAVIPILFVWVYWTWCIVLLGAEITVTLGDYRQLRQAAREEAEPV, from the coding sequence ATGTTAAGATCCGTTCATCAAAAAGCGGCCCGCCGAACCGGGCCGCTCATCGCCTGGCTCAAGCTGCTATGGGCCAGAATCGATGAAGACAATATGACGACGCTCGCCGGTAATCTGGCGTATGTGTCGCTGCTTTCTCTTGTGCCCTTTGTGGCCGTTATTTTCGCACTGTTCGCGGCATTCCCGATGTTTTCCGATGTCAGCCTTCAGCTGCGCCATTTCGTCTTCGCCAACTTTATGCCTGCCACGGGCGATATTATTCAGCGCTATATCGAACAGTTCGTGGCTAACTCCAGCAAGATGACGGCAGTAGGGGCGCTGGGGCTGATTGTTACCTCATTGCTGTTGATGTACGCCATCGACAGCGCGCTCAATGCCATCTGGCGCAGCACCCGTAAGCGCCCGAAAGTGTATTCTTTCGCGGTCTACTGGATGATCCTGACCCTCGGCCCGTTACTGGCGGGTGCCAGTCTGGTGATTAGTTCATATTTACTGTCGCTGCGCTGGGCGAGCGGCTTTACGACGATGATTGACGAGGTGCTGCGTATTTTTCCGCTGTTGTTGTCGTGGCTCTCCTTCTGGCTGCTTTACAGCGTGGTGCCGACAACGCGCGTGTCGGGCCGCGACGCGCTTATTGGCTCGCTGGTCGCCGCGCTCTTGTTTGAGCTTGGCAAAAAAGGCTTTGCGCTTTACATCACCATGTTCCCTTCTTATCAGCTTATTTACGGCGTACTGGCGGTGATCCCCATCTTGTTTGTCTGGGTCTACTGGACCTGGTGCATAGTCTTGCTTGGGGCGGAAATTACTGTCACTCTCGGGGATTACCGCCAATTACGACAAGCCGCCAGAGAAGAAGCTGAACCAGTATGA
- the yihX gene encoding glucose-1-phosphatase, translating into MLYIFDLGNVIVDIDFNRVLGVWSDFSRVPLANLRQNFSMGEPFHQHERGELSDEDFAKALCEEMALPLSYEQFAAGWQAVFVGLRPEVITIMQQLREQGHRVVVLSNTNRLHTTYWPEQYPEVGAAADAIYLSQEMGMRKPEPEIYQKVLEQEGFSARDAVFFDDNEANIDGARKAGITSVLVTDRKTVPNYFSNPAC; encoded by the coding sequence ATGCTCTATATCTTTGATTTAGGTAATGTCATTGTAGATATCGACTTTAACCGCGTGCTGGGCGTCTGGAGTGATTTCAGCCGCGTGCCACTGGCGAATCTGCGGCAGAATTTCTCCATGGGCGAGCCGTTTCATCAGCACGAGCGCGGCGAGCTAAGCGATGAGGATTTCGCGAAGGCGTTATGTGAAGAGATGGCCCTGCCGCTGAGCTACGAGCAATTCGCAGCGGGCTGGCAGGCCGTTTTTGTCGGGCTGCGCCCGGAAGTTATCACCATCATGCAGCAGTTGCGCGAGCAGGGGCATCGTGTGGTGGTGCTCTCCAATACCAACCGCCTCCATACGACGTACTGGCCGGAACAGTATCCGGAAGTAGGGGCCGCCGCCGATGCTATCTATCTTTCGCAGGAGATGGGCATGCGCAAGCCGGAGCCGGAAATCTACCAAAAAGTACTGGAACAGGAAGGCTTCAGCGCCCGCGACGCCGTCTTCTTCGACGATAATGAAGCGAATATCGATGGCGCGCGCAAAGCGGGCATTACCAGCGTGCTGGTCACCGATCGCAAAACCGTGCCTAACTATTTCTCGAACCCTGCATGTTAA
- a CDS encoding DeoR/GlpR family DNA-binding transcription regulator has product MSLTGMTGNPRHDQLIGLIAERGYMNIDELSQLLEVSTQTVRRDIRKLSEQGLITRHHGGAGRASSVVNTAFEQREISMTEEKLAIAQAIADYVPDGSTLFITIGTTVEQIARALLHHQHLRIITNSLRVAHILYKNSRFEVMVPGGTLRAHNGGIIGPGATAFVEGFRADYLITSVGAIESDGELLEFDVNEANVVKAMMAHSRHILLAADHTKYHASAAVSIGNLSQATALFTDKQPGASLNTLLKAHQVELVQAELPNGDDENDR; this is encoded by the coding sequence ATGAGCCTTACCGGAATGACGGGCAATCCGCGTCACGATCAGCTGATTGGGCTTATCGCTGAGCGGGGGTATATGAATATCGATGAACTGTCGCAACTGCTGGAGGTTTCCACCCAGACGGTGCGGCGCGATATTCGCAAGCTAAGCGAACAGGGATTGATTACCCGACATCACGGCGGTGCCGGGCGCGCGTCGAGCGTGGTGAATACCGCCTTTGAACAGCGTGAAATCTCTATGACAGAAGAGAAACTCGCCATCGCGCAGGCCATTGCCGATTACGTGCCGGACGGCTCGACGCTGTTTATTACTATCGGTACAACGGTGGAGCAAATCGCCCGCGCGCTGCTCCATCACCAACATTTGCGGATCATCACCAACAGCCTGCGCGTGGCGCATATTCTCTACAAAAACAGCCGTTTTGAAGTTATGGTGCCCGGCGGCACGTTACGGGCGCACAATGGCGGCATTATCGGCCCGGGGGCGACGGCGTTTGTAGAAGGGTTTCGTGCGGATTATCTGATAACCAGTGTCGGTGCTATCGAGAGCGATGGCGAGTTGCTGGAGTTTGACGTGAACGAGGCGAACGTGGTGAAAGCCATGATGGCCCACTCGCGGCATATCTTACTGGCGGCCGATCATACGAAATACCACGCTTCGGCAGCAGTCAGTATTGGCAACCTTTCGCAGGCCACCGCGCTGTTTACCGACAAACAGCCAGGGGCGTCGCTGAACACCCTTTTAAAAGCCCACCAGGTTGAGCTGGTGCAGGCGGAATTGCCGAACGGCGACGACGAAAACGACCGTTAA